A window of the Fusarium poae strain DAOMC 252244 chromosome 3, whole genome shotgun sequence genome harbors these coding sequences:
- a CDS encoding hypothetical protein (TransMembrane:11 (o46-64i76-96o102-122i134-154o174-194i206-224o244-263i374-398o404-422i443-461o481-500i)), with the protein MAALVHKAHNRLLVKKHLPDGTTQPADFLDNDSIRPTPVKDRTWTSITYSAFWFAATANVSNLYSASTGQSAGLSMWEALGCSLGGQLLAGLLMALNGRAGALYRIPFPVACRASFGTWGALWPTFNRAIMSIVWNGVTSVQGAQCLYVFLHAIFPSIADIPDIMGTKSALNSAQMLCFFLYWLINCAFLFVPVPRMKKLVHIKVGVYYAATIAFVAWTLSLSGSVRKTISEPSTISGSEKSWMVLKFFFLGLASCGTFITNASDLQRYATKPNDVIAGQVFSFPMSNFLVGVFGNLIAAASKSIFGEVIWNPLTTLDMLMEGDRYTSANRAGCALIAFAYVYSTVFSAIFENSIPAGNDIAALMPKYITVKRGFFICAVISYAICPWYLLSSASVFINFLSSYQIFLSAITGILICDYYLLRRGLFDIPMLYSGHKASTYHFFHGFNLRAFAVYLIAIAPNFYGFLSQMGVQAPLGIQRFYYVAYPVGLFIAFGGYWLVNVTFPHDSITNVSGWKEPKEFIEDHDNAFVDVVVNSSETLSEQEKGNPRDFIKKY; encoded by the exons ATGGCTGCTCTCGTCCACAAGGCTCACAACCGTCTGCTTGTAAAGAAGCATTTACCAGACGGAACCACCCAACCAGCCGACTTCCTCGACAATGACTCTATCCGCCCCACCCCAGTCAAGGATCGCACCTGGACTTCGATTACATACTCTGCCTTTTGGTTCGCTGCCACAGCAAATGTTAGCAATCTGTACTCAGCCTCCACCGGCCAGTCCGCTGGCCTCAGTATGTGGGAGGCTCTGGGCTGCTCACTTGGCGGCCAGTTGCTTGCCGGTCTCCTCATGGCGCTCAATGGCCGAGCAGGTGCATTGTACCGAATCCCGTTTCCCGTCGCCTGTAGAGCCAGTTTTGGAACATGGGGTGCGTTGTGGCCCACCTTCAACCGTGCCATCATGTCCATTGTCTGGAACGGAGTGACATCCGTGCAGGGCGCCCAGTGTTTATA TGTCTTCCTTCATGCCATCTTTCCTTCCATTGCCGACATTCCCGACATCATGGGCACGAAATCCGCTCTCAACTCGGCACAAATGCTTTGCTTCTTTCTCTACTGGCTTATCAATTGCGCCTTTCTGTTCGTCCCTGTACCGCGTATGAAGAAGCTGGTTCACATCAAGGTCGGTGTCTACTACGCCGCCACCATCGCCTTTGTTGCTTGGACTTTGTCCTTATCTGGCAGCGTTCGCAAAACAATTTCCGAGCCCTCCACTATCAGTGGTTCGGAAAAATCCTGGATGGTTCTcaagttcttcttcttgggacTTGCTAGTTGTGGAACCTTCATTACAAATGCATCTGACCTGCAACGCTACGCAACTAAGCCCAACGATGTTATTGCCGGTCAGGTATTCAGCTTCCCAATGTCCAATTTCTTGGTCGGAGTTTTTGGCAACTTGATCGCGGCTGCAAGTAAAAGCATCTTCGGTGAG GTCATCTGGAACCCTCTTACAACCCTTGACATGCTTATGGAGGGTGACCGTTATACATCTGCCAATCGTGCCGGATGTGCCTTGATCGCATTCGCATATGTCTACTCTACTGTGTTCTCGGCCATCTTCGAAAATTCTATCCC GGCCGGAAACGATATTGCAGCTCTCATGCCCAAGTACATTACAGTGAAGCGTGGTTTCTTCATCTGCGCAG TTATTTCGTACGCCATCTGTCCGTGGTACTTGCTCTCTTCTGCATCTGTCTTTATCAACTTCCTCAGCTCGTACCAGATCTTCCTGAGCGCCATCACTGGTATCCTGATCTGCGACTACTACCTTCTGAGACGCGGCCTTTTCGATATCCCCATGCTTTACTCAGGGCACAAGGCTTCTACTTACCACTTTTTCCACGGCTTCAATCTTAGGGCTTTTGCGGTTTATTTGATTGCAATTGCACCTAACTTTTACGGATTCCTTTCCCAGATGGGTGTTCAGGCGCCGCTGGGAATCCAAAGATTCTATTATGTTGCATACCCCGTCGGACTCTTCATAGCGTTTGGTGGCTATTGGTTGGTGAATGTGACATTCCCCCATGATAGCATCACAAATGTCTCGGGATGGAAAGAGCCTAAGGAATTTATCGAAGACCATGATAATGCTTTTGTCGACGTTGTAGTTAACTCGTCTGAAACATTGTCTGAACAGGAGAAGGGAAACCCTCgggattttattaagaaatattaa